The Nycticebus coucang isolate mNycCou1 chromosome 2, mNycCou1.pri, whole genome shotgun sequence genome includes a window with the following:
- the CLEC3A gene encoding C-type lectin domain family 3 member A, which yields MAKHGLVICILVMTLLLDQTASLPSRLKARKHSKRRVKEKDGDLKTQVEKLWKEVNALKEIQALQTVCLRGTKVHKKCYLASEGLKHFHEANEDCISKGGTLVIPRNSDEINALRDYGKSSLPGVNDFWLGINDMVTEGKFVDVNGLAISFLNWDRAQPNGGKRENCVLFSQSTQGKWSDEVCRSSKRYICEFTIPS from the exons ATGGCAAAGCATGGACTTGTAATTTGCATCCTGGTGATGACCTTGCTCCTGGACCAGACCGCCAGCCTCCCGTCCAGATTAAAAGCTAGGAAGCACAGCAAACGCCGGGTGAAAG AAAAGGATGGTGATCTGAAGACTCAAGTTGAAAAGCTCTGGAAAGAAGTCAATGCCTTGAAGGAGATACAAGCCCTACAGACAG TCTGTCTCCGAGGAACAAAAGTTCACAAGAAATGTTACCTTGCTTCAGAAGGCCTAAAGCATTTCCATGAAGCCAATGAAGACTGCATTTCCAAGGGAGGGACCCTGGTCATCCCTAGGAACTCCGATGAAATCAACGCCCTCCGAGACTATGGTAAAAGTAGCCTACCGGGGGTCAATGACTTTTGGCTGGGCATCAATGACATGGTCACGGAAGGCAAGTTTGTTGATGTCAATGGCCTGGCTATCTCCTTCCTCAACTGGGACCGTGCACAGCCCAATGGTGGCAAGCGGGAAAACTGTGTCTTATTCTCCCAGTCCACTCAGGGCAAGTGGAGTGACGAGGTCTGTCGCAGCAGCAAGAGGTACATATGTGAGTTCACCATCCCTTCATAG